From the genome of Mycetocola spongiae, one region includes:
- a CDS encoding sugar phosphate isomerase/epimerase family protein, producing MTKTTSSWTLSGFGDEIDEDPRIQIAVLQALGAKHIEVRSAWGINIVELRDDRLEELRALLAESEMGVSAIASPLGKVDITSDFDAELARLDRALNAARVLESRYIRIFSFYYGEGVDVDSIREPVIERLAEFARRAESAGVILLHENEKDIYGDTPARVLDLITSVNSPALRVAWDNANYVQVGSVPFDEGFAALRPYLEYLQVKDARAADHSVVPAGEGDGQLRETLAALAADGYSGFASLEPHLASAFATGGFSGAAAFGVAARAFRGLTDELGVELV from the coding sequence ACCAGCAGCTGGACCCTCTCCGGGTTCGGCGATGAAATCGACGAGGACCCGCGCATTCAGATCGCGGTCCTGCAGGCACTCGGCGCGAAGCATATCGAGGTGCGCAGCGCCTGGGGCATCAATATTGTGGAGCTGCGCGATGACCGGCTCGAGGAGCTGCGGGCCCTGCTCGCGGAATCCGAGATGGGGGTATCGGCGATCGCCTCCCCCCTCGGCAAGGTGGATATCACCTCCGATTTTGACGCGGAGCTGGCCCGCCTGGACCGCGCTCTCAACGCCGCCCGGGTATTGGAGAGCCGCTATATCCGCATCTTCTCCTTCTATTACGGCGAGGGTGTGGACGTGGACTCGATCCGCGAGCCCGTGATCGAGCGCCTGGCCGAGTTCGCCCGCCGCGCCGAAAGCGCCGGAGTCATCCTGCTGCACGAGAACGAAAAGGATATCTACGGGGATACCCCCGCCCGGGTCCTGGACCTGATCACCTCGGTTAACTCCCCGGCGCTGCGCGTGGCCTGGGATAACGCCAATTACGTACAGGTGGGCTCGGTTCCCTTCGACGAGGGTTTCGCCGCGCTGCGCCCCTATCTGGAGTATCTGCAGGTCAAGGACGCCCGCGCCGCGGATCACTCCGTGGTGCCCGCGGGGGAGGGCGACGGCCAGCTGCGCGAGACCCTCGCGGCGCTCGCCGCGGATGGCTATTCGGGCTTCGCCTCGCTCGAACCGCACCTCGCGAGCGCCTTTGCCACCGGGGGCTTCTCGGGGGCGGCCGCGTTTGGGGTGGCCGCGCGCGCCTTCCGGGGCCTGACCGATGAGCTCGGGGTGGAACTGGTATGA
- a CDS encoding Gfo/Idh/MocA family protein has translation MTLTDINAVLAGEGTGTTVYRAVIVGCGVIGTHHARVIAGHPSFSVEAVVDVVPEATRSLADLLAGEFPVPAPRTHGTLTEALAAGGIDLVVITTPSGLHVAAAREALAAGAHVVIEKPIDVSLVKARRIADLADEAATRGLIVTVISQHRFDPASVLVKAAISQGRFGTITSGVASVAWWRGQEYYDGGSWRGTWELDGGGAVMNQGVHTVDLLRWCLGTPVEISAQTARLAHERIEVEDTAVATVRFASGALGVIHCTTAAYPGLSARLQIMGSRGSAIIDNDRLEFFHAADDGESIAGHGLSAVGSGNQVDSVIDAGETSAAPRREDEFIRSHSRQYDDLARALGGGGEAPGITARDATDSLALVHALYASATLGTAVLFADVLAGKYDDLTLKTGNAS, from the coding sequence ATGACACTCACCGATATCAACGCCGTGCTCGCCGGCGAGGGAACCGGCACCACCGTATATCGGGCCGTGATCGTGGGCTGCGGCGTGATCGGAACCCATCACGCCCGCGTGATCGCCGGACACCCGAGCTTTAGCGTGGAGGCCGTGGTGGACGTGGTGCCCGAGGCCACCCGGTCGCTCGCCGATCTGCTGGCCGGGGAGTTCCCCGTGCCGGCGCCGCGCACCCACGGCACGCTCACCGAGGCGCTCGCCGCGGGCGGGATCGACCTGGTGGTGATCACCACCCCGAGCGGCCTGCACGTGGCGGCCGCACGCGAGGCGCTCGCCGCGGGCGCGCATGTGGTGATCGAAAAGCCCATCGACGTGAGCCTCGTGAAGGCCCGCCGGATCGCGGATCTGGCCGATGAGGCGGCGACCCGCGGGCTGATTGTCACCGTGATCAGCCAGCACCGCTTTGACCCCGCCAGCGTGCTGGTAAAGGCGGCAATTTCGCAGGGCCGCTTCGGGACCATCACCTCGGGTGTGGCCTCGGTGGCCTGGTGGCGCGGCCAGGAATATTATGACGGCGGCAGCTGGCGCGGCACGTGGGAGCTGGACGGCGGCGGGGCCGTGATGAACCAGGGTGTGCATACAGTGGACCTGCTGCGCTGGTGCCTCGGCACGCCCGTGGAGATCTCCGCGCAGACCGCGCGCCTGGCCCATGAGCGCATCGAGGTGGAGGATACAGCGGTGGCCACCGTGCGCTTCGCCTCGGGGGCCCTGGGCGTAATCCACTGCACGACCGCCGCATATCCGGGCCTGAGTGCCCGGCTGCAGATCATGGGATCGCGCGGCTCCGCAATCATCGATAATGACCGGCTGGAGTTTTTCCACGCGGCCGATGACGGCGAATCCATCGCGGGCCACGGCCTGAGCGCTGTGGGCAGCGGCAACCAGGTGGATAGCGTGATCGATGCGGGTGAGACCTCCGCGGCCCCGCGCCGCGAGGACGAGTTCATTCGCTCACACTCGCGCCAATATGACGACCTCGCGCGCGCCCTCGGCGGCGGCGGCGAGGCCCCGGGAATCACCGCGCGCGATGCCACCGATTCGCTCGCGCTGGTGCACGCACTCTATGCCTCCGCGACGCTGGGCACCGCGGTGCTTTTTGCGGATGTCCTGGCCGGAAAATACGACGATCTGACACTGAAAACGGGGAACGCATCATGA
- a CDS encoding sugar phosphate isomerase/epimerase family protein: MKYSVFTASTPEWTPAEAATTLAAQGWDGIEWRVTDQAAATPPGFWAGNLATWTLEGLEESIPQIAEITASAGLEFSGIGGYAQASDRVNSERMLAATAALGARRVRIAMPRVDGRNYPELFARTRGDLEWVAEAARRHGVMALVELHHETITPSASAARRLVEGLDPAHIGVIHDVGNLVIEGFENHRAGLELLGEYLAHVHIKNARWVPGEARADGSIPWTHGWATLRAGQADIAAYVADLVAHGYDGWITLEDFSTELPLARRTADNLAYIRELVDRARR; the protein is encoded by the coding sequence ATGAAGTATTCGGTCTTTACCGCCTCCACGCCCGAGTGGACCCCCGCCGAGGCGGCCACCACCCTCGCCGCCCAGGGCTGGGACGGCATCGAGTGGCGCGTGACGGATCAGGCCGCCGCGACCCCGCCCGGATTCTGGGCCGGTAACCTCGCCACCTGGACCCTCGAGGGCCTCGAGGAGTCGATCCCGCAGATAGCCGAGATCACCGCCTCCGCGGGCCTGGAATTCTCCGGAATCGGCGGCTATGCGCAGGCCTCCGATCGGGTTAACTCCGAGCGTATGCTTGCCGCGACCGCCGCGCTGGGTGCCCGGCGGGTGCGCATCGCGATGCCGCGCGTGGACGGCCGGAACTATCCCGAGCTATTTGCGCGCACCCGCGGCGACCTGGAGTGGGTGGCCGAGGCCGCGCGCCGCCACGGCGTCATGGCGCTGGTGGAGCTGCATCACGAGACGATCACCCCCTCGGCCTCGGCCGCGCGCCGCCTCGTGGAGGGCCTGGATCCCGCCCATATCGGGGTGATCCACGACGTGGGCAACCTCGTGATCGAGGGCTTCGAAAACCACCGCGCCGGGCTTGAGCTGCTGGGCGAATATCTCGCGCATGTGCACATTAAAAATGCGCGCTGGGTGCCGGGGGAGGCCCGCGCGGATGGCTCGATTCCGTGGACCCACGGCTGGGCCACGCTGCGCGCCGGCCAGGCCGATATCGCCGCCTATGTGGCCGATCTGGTGGCCCACGGTTATGACGGCTGGATTACGCTCGAGGACTTCTCCACCGAGCTGCCC